A single Desulfocurvus vexinensis DSM 17965 DNA region contains:
- a CDS encoding efflux RND transporter permease subunit: protein MDFIQSSIQRPVSVIVGIILVVLFGLIGLSGMPYQLTPTVTEPEITVTTTWSGATPYEIERDIVEEQEDVLKGLTGLTEMESSSQNGQGEITLRFTIGTDVDDALLRVSNKLNEVASYPGTADKPVITATGSAASPVIWVVLKANEGNDRPIASYRTFFENEVRQYLERVPGVADLFVGGGTEREMHVVVDPARLAAHGLTIPAVMAALRAENVNVSAGNMDLGRHEYRIRSTGEFRNPGDIEAVVLLSDGQRRVRLADVGHAEFGFEKTSVAMMHNGEPGLGVGVNPDPDANILDMTNAVWEVVQELNQGKLKDHGIRMDWAYDQRPYIEGAIALVRQNIVIGGVLAVVVLLLFLRSFSSTVIVAVAIPISVIGSFIMMSAMGRNLNVVSLAGISFAVGMLVDNAIVVLENIDRHRRQLRKSPARAAYDGAREVWGAVLASTLTTVAVFLPVVFTQEEAGQLFKDIAIAVTCSVALSLFVSVSVIPMLAAKLFGFAQARRERRAAAAGDGEVAGFELRALRPLKAVGRAFAGAVMALVEACLRTWATRLATIVLLTGFAVGATVLFLPKMEYLPQGNRNFILSVLIPPPGQSVQERERAGELIFKGAEPFIGREQGPGGLPGVRDLFYVGAPGFNIFGLVSTEEQRAKELLGPVMGISNSIPGVYGFAFQAGIFQNRLGGDRTIDVDLAGADLETLAGAAQTLFLAIPQAIAGAQVRPVPSFEMTFPEVRLTPVRDRLRAAGLTAEDLGLSADVLMDGRKIGDFKEEGVPSIDLVLKASAQRVATPEDLYATLLSTPGGGLVPISSLAELTRTTGINEIRHLERRRTFTLQVTPPETLPLEQAMETIEGGLIPQLREQGALPGIDVRLSGAADKLQETRETLQWNFVLAVVIIYLLMSALFGNFIYPLVILFTVPLAAAGGFIGLRVQNLFVLRPLDVLTMLGFVILIGVVVNNAILIVHQSLNNIREGGMAHKEAVLDSVRTRLRPIYMSALTSIFGMLPLAVLPGPGSELYSGLGAVILSGLAFSTVFTVFVTPALLLFFLGMEKVGPGAGGAPGADGTA from the coding sequence ATGGACTTCATCCAGTCTTCCATCCAGCGGCCCGTGTCGGTCATCGTGGGCATCATCCTGGTCGTGCTCTTCGGGCTCATCGGCCTGTCGGGCATGCCCTACCAGCTGACGCCCACGGTCACCGAGCCGGAAATCACCGTCACCACCACCTGGTCCGGCGCCACGCCCTACGAGATCGAGCGCGACATCGTCGAGGAGCAGGAGGACGTGCTCAAGGGCCTGACCGGGCTCACGGAGATGGAAAGCAGCTCGCAAAACGGTCAGGGCGAGATCACCCTGCGTTTTACCATCGGCACCGACGTGGACGACGCGCTGCTGCGCGTGTCCAACAAGTTGAACGAGGTGGCCTCGTACCCCGGCACGGCAGACAAGCCCGTGATCACCGCCACGGGCTCGGCGGCCTCGCCGGTGATCTGGGTCGTGCTCAAGGCCAACGAGGGCAACGACCGGCCCATCGCCAGCTACCGCACGTTTTTCGAGAACGAGGTGCGCCAGTACCTGGAGCGCGTGCCCGGCGTGGCCGACCTGTTCGTGGGCGGCGGCACCGAGCGCGAGATGCACGTGGTGGTGGACCCGGCGCGCCTGGCCGCCCACGGGCTGACCATCCCCGCCGTGATGGCCGCCCTGCGGGCCGAGAACGTCAACGTCTCCGCCGGGAACATGGACCTGGGCCGCCACGAGTACCGCATCCGCTCCACGGGCGAGTTCCGCAACCCCGGGGACATCGAGGCCGTGGTGTTGCTCTCCGACGGCCAGCGCCGGGTGCGCCTGGCCGACGTGGGCCACGCCGAGTTCGGCTTCGAGAAGACCTCCGTGGCCATGATGCACAACGGCGAGCCGGGCCTGGGCGTGGGCGTGAACCCCGACCCCGACGCCAACATCCTGGACATGACCAACGCCGTGTGGGAGGTGGTCCAGGAACTGAACCAGGGCAAGCTCAAGGACCACGGCATCCGCATGGACTGGGCCTACGACCAGCGGCCCTACATCGAGGGCGCCATCGCCCTGGTGCGCCAGAACATCGTCATCGGCGGCGTGCTGGCGGTGGTCGTTTTGCTGCTGTTTTTGCGCAGCTTCTCCTCCACGGTCATCGTGGCCGTGGCCATTCCCATCAGCGTCATCGGCTCGTTCATCATGATGAGCGCCATGGGCCGCAACCTGAACGTGGTCTCCCTGGCGGGCATCTCCTTTGCCGTGGGCATGCTGGTGGACAACGCCATCGTCGTACTGGAGAACATCGACCGCCACCGCAGGCAGCTGCGCAAAAGCCCGGCGCGCGCGGCCTACGACGGAGCGCGCGAGGTCTGGGGCGCGGTGCTGGCCTCGACGCTGACCACGGTGGCCGTGTTCCTGCCCGTGGTCTTCACCCAGGAGGAAGCCGGGCAGCTTTTCAAGGACATCGCCATCGCCGTGACCTGTTCGGTGGCCCTGTCGCTGTTCGTGTCCGTGTCGGTGATCCCCATGCTGGCGGCCAAGCTCTTCGGCTTTGCCCAGGCCCGGCGCGAGCGCCGCGCGGCGGCGGCGGGCGACGGCGAGGTCGCCGGGTTCGAGCTGCGCGCCCTGCGGCCCCTCAAGGCCGTGGGCCGCGCCTTTGCCGGGGCCGTCATGGCCCTGGTGGAGGCCTGCCTGCGCACCTGGGCCACGCGGCTGGCGACCATCGTGCTGCTCACGGGCTTCGCCGTGGGCGCCACGGTGCTCTTCCTGCCCAAGATGGAGTACCTGCCCCAGGGCAACCGCAACTTCATCCTTTCGGTGCTCATTCCGCCGCCGGGCCAGTCGGTGCAGGAGCGCGAGCGCGCGGGCGAGCTGATATTCAAGGGCGCGGAGCCGTTCATCGGCCGCGAGCAGGGCCCCGGCGGGCTGCCCGGGGTGCGCGACCTGTTCTACGTGGGCGCGCCCGGGTTCAACATCTTCGGGCTGGTGTCCACCGAGGAGCAGCGCGCCAAGGAGCTGCTCGGGCCGGTCATGGGCATTTCCAATTCCATCCCCGGGGTCTACGGCTTCGCCTTCCAGGCGGGCATCTTCCAGAACCGCCTGGGCGGCGACCGGACCATCGATGTGGACCTGGCGGGGGCGGACCTGGAAACCCTGGCCGGAGCGGCCCAGACGCTGTTCCTGGCCATCCCCCAGGCCATCGCCGGGGCCCAGGTGCGTCCCGTGCCGTCCTTCGAGATGACCTTCCCCGAGGTGCGCCTGACCCCGGTGCGCGACAGGCTGCGCGCCGCCGGGCTGACCGCCGAGGACCTCGGCCTGTCCGCCGACGTGCTCATGGACGGGCGCAAGATCGGCGACTTCAAGGAGGAGGGCGTGCCCTCCATCGACCTGGTGCTCAAGGCCTCGGCCCAGCGCGTGGCCACCCCCGAGGATCTCTACGCCACCCTGCTGTCCACCCCAGGCGGCGGGCTGGTGCCCATCTCCTCCCTGGCGGAGCTGACGCGCACCACGGGCATCAACGAGATCAGGCACCTGGAGCGCCGCCGGACCTTCACCCTGCAGGTCACCCCGCCCGAGACCCTGCCCCTGGAGCAGGCCATGGAGACCATCGAGGGCGGGCTCATCCCGCAGCTGCGCGAGCAGGGGGCGCTGCCGGGCATCGACGTGCGCCTGTCCGGCGCGGCGGACAAGCTCCAGGAGACACGGGAAACCCTGCAATGGAACTTCGTGCTGGCGGTGGTCATCATCTATCTGCTGATGTCCGCGCTGTTCGGCAACTTCATCTACCCGCTGGTCATCCTGTTCACCGTGCCTCTGGCGGCGGCGGGCGGATTCATCGGCCTGCGCGTGCAGAACCTGTTCGTGCTGCGGCCCCTGGACGTGCTGACCATGCTGGGCTTCGTCATCCTCATCGGCGTGGTGGTCAACAACGCCATCCTCATCGTCCACCAGTCGCTGAACAACATCCGTGAGGGCGGCATGGCCCACAAGGAGGCCGTGCTGGATTCCGTGCGCACCCGGCTGCGGCCCATCTACATGAGCGCGCTGACCTCCATCTTCGGCATGCTGCCCCTGGCGGTGCTGCCTGGGCCGGGCTCGGAGCTGTATTCGGGCCTGGGCGCGGTGATCCTCTCGGGCCTGGCGTTCTCCACGGTGTTCACCGTGTTCGTCACGCCCGCGCTGCTGCTGTTCTTCCTCGGCATGGAAAAAGTGGGGCCGGGGGCCGGGGGCGCGCCCGGGGCGGACGGGACGGCCTGA
- the fcl gene encoding GDP-L-fucose synthase yields MQKDSRIFVAGHRGLVGSAIVRALGAEGHTGVLTRTRAQCDLTDQAAVAALFEAERPQYVFLAAARVGGIHANDVYPAEFIRDNLVIQTNVIHAAWKAGVEKLLFLGSSCIYPKFAPQPLREEYLLSGALEPTNQWYAVAKIAGIKMCQAYRRQYGFSAISLMPTNLYGPGDNFDAESSHVLPALMGRFHAAKAAGQPEVTVWGSGTPRREFLHVDDLASACLHLMREYDAEEIVNVGTGQDVSIAELAEMVAREVGYQGRIVFDPSRPDGTPRKLLDVSRLTALGWRPRIGLREGIAATYRWFREQGA; encoded by the coding sequence ATGCAGAAGGATTCCAGAATATTCGTCGCCGGACACCGGGGGCTCGTGGGCTCGGCCATCGTGCGGGCCCTCGGGGCCGAAGGGCACACCGGCGTGCTCACCCGCACCCGCGCCCAGTGCGACCTGACGGACCAGGCCGCCGTGGCCGCCCTGTTCGAGGCCGAGCGGCCGCAGTATGTTTTCCTGGCCGCCGCCCGGGTGGGCGGCATCCACGCCAACGACGTGTATCCCGCCGAGTTCATCCGCGACAACCTGGTCATCCAGACCAACGTCATCCACGCCGCCTGGAAGGCCGGGGTGGAGAAGCTGCTGTTCCTGGGCTCGTCGTGCATCTACCCCAAGTTCGCGCCCCAGCCCCTGCGCGAGGAGTACCTGCTCTCCGGGGCCCTGGAGCCCACCAACCAGTGGTACGCCGTGGCCAAGATCGCGGGCATCAAGATGTGCCAGGCCTACCGCAGGCAGTACGGCTTTTCGGCCATCAGCCTCATGCCCACCAACCTCTACGGCCCGGGCGACAACTTCGACGCCGAATCCTCCCATGTGCTGCCTGCGCTCATGGGCCGCTTCCACGCGGCCAAGGCCGCCGGGCAGCCGGAGGTCACGGTCTGGGGCTCGGGCACGCCCCGGCGCGAGTTCCTGCATGTGGACGACCTGGCCTCGGCCTGCCTGCACCTGATGCGCGAATACGACGCCGAGGAGATCGTCAACGTGGGCACGGGGCAGGATGTGAGCATCGCCGAGCTGGCGGAGATGGTGGCCCGGGAGGTGGGCTACCAGGGGCGCATCGTGTTCGACCCCTCGCGGCCCGACGGCACCCCGCGCAAGCTGCTGGACGTGTCGCGGCTCACGGCCCTGGGCTGGCGGCCGCGCATCGGGCTGCGCGAGGGCATTGCGGCGACATACCGCTGGTTCCGGGAGCAGGGGGCGTAG
- a CDS encoding MucR family transcriptional regulator: MDDYLKEALEIVKAQASVRTMTEEEIISMVQKLAHGIANISDDVVDADCESPAVDPKKAIREKSIVCLECGKSFKVLTKRHLATHDLAPADYKEKWGYPKKTSLVCKSLARERRKKMGEMKLWERRGKKN; this comes from the coding sequence ATGGACGACTACTTGAAAGAAGCGCTTGAGATAGTGAAGGCCCAGGCCAGTGTGCGTACGATGACCGAGGAGGAGATCATCTCCATGGTCCAGAAGCTGGCCCACGGCATCGCCAACATCAGCGACGACGTGGTGGACGCGGACTGCGAATCCCCCGCCGTGGACCCGAAAAAGGCCATCCGCGAGAAGAGCATCGTCTGCCTGGAGTGCGGCAAGAGCTTCAAGGTGCTGACCAAGCGGCACCTGGCCACCCACGACCTGGCTCCCGCCGACTACAAGGAGAAGTGGGGCTACCCCAAGAAGACCTCCCTGGTCTGCAAGAGCCTGGCCCGTGAGCGCCGCAAGAAGATGGGCGAGATGAAGCTGTGGGAGCGCCGCGGCAAGAAGAACTAG
- a CDS encoding MucR family transcriptional regulator: MDDHLKEALEIVKAQASVRTMTEDEITSMVRKLAAGIRSIAEGELGAEPADTTQDPRKAIREKSIINLEDGKAYKILTKKNLAKFGLTPDEYREKWGYKKGTPLICKSLQRERRKKMKEMELWTKRSKARKKK, encoded by the coding sequence ATGGACGACCATCTGAAAGAAGCCCTTGAGATCGTCAAGGCCCAGGCCAGCGTCAGGACCATGACCGAGGACGAGATCACGTCCATGGTCCGCAAGCTCGCGGCGGGCATCCGGAGCATCGCCGAAGGCGAGCTGGGCGCCGAGCCCGCAGACACGACGCAGGACCCCCGCAAGGCCATCCGCGAGAAGTCCATCATCAACCTCGAAGACGGCAAGGCCTACAAGATCCTGACCAAGAAGAACCTGGCCAAGTTCGGCCTGACGCCCGACGAATACCGCGAGAAATGGGGCTACAAGAAGGGCACCCCGCTCATCTGCAAGAGCCTGCAGCGCGAGCGGCGCAAGAAGATGAAGGAAATGGAGCTGTGGACCAAGCGCTCCAAGGCCCGCAAGAAGAAATGA
- a CDS encoding efflux RND transporter periplasmic adaptor subunit, with the protein MKGITAGLMLVFVLFLAAGARAEDGAAQGPPATLVVVGQTEDGVAVPRADFVGSVEFPEVSGVATEVGGLVLAVNFEEGGRVRAGQALVRLDTALLEKGLAAAEAGLAGAEASLELARLELARRTELMRSRSIAEQDFDEARFTVRELEARAAAQRAEAERLRLELTKARVPAPFSGVVLERGVERGQWLAAGATVALVGRDDAVDVVVSVPQDILPFVAPGQAVEATVSGRRLEGRVHAVIPRGDVATRTFPVKLRFSGAPGLADGMQAVAHLPAGQEVNAVRVPRDAVALMRGQTVVFVPEDGAAQLVPVQVVAYEGLWAWVNGPGLAGGMPVVVKGKERLYPGAPVRTEGGN; encoded by the coding sequence ATGAAGGGCATCACGGCAGGGCTGATGCTGGTTTTTGTGTTGTTCCTGGCGGCGGGCGCCCGGGCCGAGGACGGGGCGGCCCAGGGCCCTCCGGCCACCCTGGTCGTCGTCGGGCAGACCGAGGACGGCGTGGCCGTGCCCCGGGCGGATTTCGTGGGCAGCGTGGAGTTCCCCGAGGTGTCCGGCGTGGCCACCGAGGTCGGGGGGCTGGTGCTGGCCGTGAATTTCGAGGAAGGCGGGCGCGTGCGCGCCGGGCAGGCCCTGGTGCGCCTGGACACCGCGCTGCTGGAAAAGGGGTTGGCCGCTGCCGAGGCCGGGCTGGCCGGGGCCGAGGCCTCGCTGGAGCTGGCGCGCCTGGAGCTGGCGCGGCGCACGGAGCTCATGCGCAGCCGGTCCATCGCCGAGCAGGACTTCGACGAGGCGCGCTTCACCGTGCGCGAGCTGGAGGCCAGGGCGGCGGCCCAGCGGGCCGAGGCCGAGCGCCTGCGCCTGGAGCTGACCAAGGCCCGCGTGCCCGCGCCCTTTTCCGGGGTCGTGCTCGAGCGCGGCGTGGAGCGCGGCCAGTGGCTGGCCGCAGGCGCCACGGTGGCCCTCGTGGGCCGCGACGACGCCGTGGACGTGGTCGTCTCCGTGCCGCAGGACATTCTGCCTTTCGTGGCTCCGGGCCAGGCCGTGGAGGCCACGGTGTCGGGCCGGCGTCTGGAGGGCCGGGTCCATGCCGTGATCCCCCGGGGCGACGTGGCCACCCGGACCTTCCCGGTGAAGCTGCGCTTCTCCGGGGCGCCGGGGCTGGCCGACGGGATGCAGGCCGTGGCGCACCTGCCCGCAGGCCAGGAGGTCAACGCCGTGCGCGTGCCGCGCGACGCCGTGGCGCTCATGCGCGGGCAGACCGTGGTTTTCGTGCCCGAGGACGGCGCGGCGCAGCTGGTGCCGGTGCAGGTGGTGGCCTACGAGGGGCTGTGGGCCTGGGTCAACGGCCCCGGGCTGGCCGGGGGGATGCCCGTGGTGGTCAAGGGCAAGGAGCGCCTGTACCCCGGCGCCCCCGTGCGCACCGAGGGCGGCAACTAG
- a CDS encoding chemotaxis protein CheD: MPTPHGPAPGPDSSPEARVRAGAHVEYLKIGECILSRRPVLVTTVLGSCVAVTFHHPPTATGAICHAMLPAGGRTAPGQGSPCRFVDAAITAILERLDALGVPRGELVTRLFGGGFTIQPERKGHVRDVVDVGGKNVETARRELARHGLAPAQEKVLGDRGRKLFFHTGSGEVWVRFVDEQPPAAVHREP; the protein is encoded by the coding sequence ATGCCCACCCCGCACGGCCCGGCCCCCGGCCCCGACTCCAGCCCCGAGGCGCGCGTGCGCGCCGGGGCGCACGTGGAATACCTCAAGATCGGCGAGTGCATCCTCTCGCGCCGCCCGGTGCTGGTGACCACGGTGCTCGGCTCCTGCGTGGCCGTGACCTTCCACCATCCGCCCACGGCCACCGGGGCCATCTGCCACGCCATGCTGCCCGCCGGAGGCCGAACGGCCCCGGGCCAGGGCAGCCCCTGCCGCTTCGTGGACGCGGCCATCACGGCCATCCTGGAACGCCTGGACGCCCTGGGCGTGCCGCGCGGCGAGCTGGTGACCCGGCTCTTCGGCGGCGGGTTCACCATCCAGCCCGAACGCAAGGGCCATGTGCGCGATGTGGTGGATGTGGGCGGCAAGAACGTGGAGACCGCGCGGCGCGAGCTGGCCCGCCACGGGCTGGCCCCGGCACAGGAAAAGGTGCTGGGCGACCGGGGACGCAAGCTCTTCTTCCACACCGGCAGCGGCGAGGTCTGGGTGCGCTTCGTGGACGAGCAGCCCCCGGCGGCGGTCCACCGCGAGCCCTGA
- a CDS encoding MarR family winged helix-turn-helix transcriptional regulator, whose translation MSDSLFSLDDSAGYAIYRTGKAMKFELRRSFRMAGMDVTSEQWALLCRLWEQEGRSQKELAECSFKDTANITRMIDVLEGKGIVYRERDANDRRTYRIYLTEEGRRLKDKLMPIFAKESEQAFSCLTAQEQEQLLSLLNRLYTHVCYLRDKR comes from the coding sequence ATGAGCGACAGTCTCTTCTCCCTCGACGATTCCGCCGGGTATGCCATCTACCGGACGGGCAAGGCCATGAAGTTCGAGTTGCGCCGCAGCTTCCGCATGGCGGGCATGGACGTGACCTCCGAACAGTGGGCGCTGTTGTGCCGGCTGTGGGAGCAGGAGGGCCGCTCCCAGAAAGAGCTTGCCGAATGCTCCTTCAAGGACACGGCCAACATCACCCGGATGATCGACGTGCTGGAAGGCAAGGGCATCGTGTACCGCGAGCGTGACGCCAACGACAGGCGCACCTACCGCATCTACCTGACCGAGGAAGGGCGCAGGCTCAAGGACAAGCTCATGCCCATCTTCGCCAAGGAGAGCGAGCAGGCGTTCTCGTGCCTGACGGCCCAGGAGCAGGAGCAGTTGCTTTCCCTGCTCAACCGCCTGTACACCCACGTGTGCTATCTGCGCGACAAGCGGTAG
- a CDS encoding cobyric acid synthase, which translates to MRNSGFGHGGEVRALAARAGCAVGELADFSASINPLGPPDWLRGEVSAALSGLRHYPDPYAGPLCAAAAQRFGCAAGEVVAGNGSTELLYALPRALGLTRALVPAPAYGDYRRACELAGLAVDALGLDAAREFAPDLERAAAWLREHGPGAALFLGQPNNPTGRTVDPGAVCALAQEFPAAWVVVDEAFADFVPGLGRLAGARPGNVVVLWSMTKFYGLPGLRLGLGFAAPGVAAAWRAQVPPWSVNGLAQAVGLRALADGEYAARTVAETARLRAALAGALGALPGLTVLPGEANFLLCRLEGAGADAAALAARLLAGARVAVRVCANFEGLDGRYFRVAVRGEGENARLVRALGRELGAPAPAVLRRRTPALMVQGCSSNAGKSVLAAALCRILLREGYAVAPFKAQNMSLNSFVTRDGGEMGRAQATQAQACRLEPDVRMNPVLLKPVSDMGSQVIVLGRPVGTMRVGEYVRYKPEAFARARAAYDALAAEHEVMVLEGAGSPAEINLRAHDMVNMAMAGHARARVLLAGDIDRGGVFAAFTGTMELLAEWERALVAGFVVNRFRGDESLLAPALEAITARTGVPFAGVVPFLHDLGLPEEDSVSFKSGALDGRPGPGREVEVVCVDLPHVSNFTDLDALAGEPDVLLRVARRAGELGRPHAVVLPGSRNTVADLDWLRASGLGAELTELAAGGRTEIVGLCGGLQMLGRTVADPLGLEGGGVRAGLGLLGVDTELAGEKTLVRARARHVPTGQELAGYEIHHGRTVAVPGGGAGVCVERADGAAIGYGAPGGLVWGSYLHGLFDADAFRREFVDGLRRRAGLAPVGRVVAPYDVEPALDRLADVVAERLGLATILRAAGLRGAG; encoded by the coding sequence ATGCGAAACTCGGGATTCGGGCATGGCGGCGAGGTGCGCGCGTTGGCGGCGCGGGCGGGGTGCGCGGTGGGGGAGCTGGCGGATTTTTCGGCCAGCATCAACCCGCTGGGCCCGCCGGACTGGTTGCGCGGCGAGGTCAGCGCGGCGCTGTCGGGGCTGCGGCATTATCCGGACCCGTATGCGGGGCCGTTGTGTGCGGCGGCGGCGCAGCGGTTCGGCTGTGCGGCGGGCGAGGTGGTGGCGGGCAACGGCTCCACGGAGCTGTTGTATGCGTTGCCCCGGGCGCTGGGGCTGACGCGGGCGCTGGTGCCTGCTCCGGCGTATGGCGACTACCGCCGGGCCTGCGAGCTGGCGGGGCTGGCGGTGGACGCCCTGGGGCTGGACGCGGCGCGGGAGTTCGCGCCGGACCTGGAGCGCGCGGCGGCGTGGCTGCGGGAGCATGGGCCGGGGGCGGCGCTGTTCCTGGGCCAGCCGAACAACCCCACGGGCCGTACGGTGGACCCCGGGGCGGTGTGCGCGCTGGCGCAGGAGTTTCCGGCGGCCTGGGTGGTGGTGGACGAGGCGTTCGCGGATTTCGTGCCCGGGCTGGGGCGGCTGGCCGGGGCGCGGCCGGGGAACGTGGTGGTTTTGTGGTCCATGACCAAGTTCTACGGGCTGCCGGGGCTGCGGCTGGGGCTGGGCTTCGCGGCGCCGGGGGTTGCGGCGGCGTGGCGCGCCCAGGTGCCGCCGTGGTCGGTGAACGGGCTGGCCCAGGCTGTGGGGCTGCGCGCGCTGGCGGACGGGGAGTACGCGGCGCGCACGGTGGCGGAGACGGCGCGGCTGCGGGCGGCGCTGGCCGGGGCGCTGGGGGCGCTGCCGGGGCTGACGGTGCTGCCGGGCGAGGCGAATTTCCTGCTCTGCCGTTTGGAGGGAGCGGGGGCGGACGCGGCGGCCCTGGCCGCGCGGCTGCTGGCGGGGGCGCGGGTGGCGGTGCGCGTGTGCGCCAATTTCGAGGGGCTGGACGGGCGGTATTTCCGGGTGGCGGTGCGCGGGGAGGGGGAGAACGCGCGGCTGGTGCGCGCCCTGGGGCGCGAGCTGGGTGCCCCGGCCCCGGCGGTGTTGCGGCGGCGCACGCCCGCGCTGATGGTCCAGGGCTGTTCGTCCAACGCGGGCAAGAGCGTGCTGGCGGCGGCCTTGTGCCGCATCCTGCTGCGCGAGGGCTACGCGGTGGCGCCGTTCAAGGCCCAGAACATGTCGCTCAATTCGTTCGTGACCCGCGACGGCGGCGAGATGGGCCGGGCGCAGGCGACCCAGGCCCAGGCCTGCCGCCTGGAGCCCGACGTGCGCATGAACCCGGTGCTGCTCAAGCCGGTGAGCGACATGGGTTCGCAGGTCATCGTGCTGGGCCGTCCGGTGGGCACGATGCGCGTGGGCGAGTACGTGCGCTACAAGCCCGAGGCCTTTGCGCGGGCCAGGGCGGCGTATGACGCGCTGGCGGCGGAGCACGAGGTGATGGTGCTCGAAGGCGCGGGCAGCCCGGCGGAAATCAACCTGCGGGCCCACGACATGGTGAACATGGCCATGGCCGGGCATGCGCGGGCGCGGGTGCTGCTGGCGGGGGACATCGACCGCGGCGGGGTGTTCGCGGCTTTCACGGGGACGATGGAGCTGCTGGCCGAATGGGAGCGGGCGCTGGTGGCGGGGTTCGTCGTCAACCGCTTCCGGGGCGACGAGAGCCTGCTGGCCCCGGCGCTGGAGGCGATCACGGCGCGCACGGGGGTGCCGTTCGCGGGGGTGGTGCCGTTTCTGCACGACCTGGGGCTGCCGGAGGAGGACTCGGTGTCCTTCAAGAGCGGGGCGCTGGACGGGCGGCCCGGGCCCGGGCGCGAGGTGGAGGTGGTCTGCGTGGACCTGCCGCACGTGTCGAACTTCACGGACCTGGACGCCCTGGCCGGGGAACCGGATGTTTTGCTCCGCGTGGCGCGGCGGGCCGGGGAGCTGGGGCGGCCGCACGCGGTGGTGCTGCCGGGCAGCCGCAACACGGTGGCGGACCTGGACTGGCTGCGGGCCTCGGGCCTGGGGGCGGAGCTGACGGAGCTGGCCGCCGGGGGCCGCACGGAGATCGTGGGCCTGTGCGGCGGGTTGCAGATGCTGGGGCGTACGGTGGCCGATCCGCTGGGGCTGGAGGGCGGCGGCGTGCGCGCGGGCCTGGGGCTGCTGGGGGTGGACACGGAGCTGGCGGGCGAGAAGACCCTGGTGCGCGCCCGGGCGCGGCATGTGCCCACGGGGCAGGAGCTGGCGGGCTACGAGATCCATCACGGGCGCACGGTGGCGGTGCCGGGGGGCGGGGCCGGGGTGTGCGTGGAGCGCGCCGACGGGGCGGCCATCGGCTACGGGGCGCCGGGCGGGCTGGTCTGGGGCAGCTACCTGCACGGGTTGTTCGACGCCGATGCCTTTCGGCGGGAGTTCGTGGACGGGCTGCGGCGCCGGGCGGGGCTCGCGCCCGTGGGCCGGGTGGTGGCGCCCTACGATGTGGAACCGGCCCTGGACCGGCTGGCGGACGTGGTGGCCGAGCGGCTGGGGCTGGCGACGATCCTGCGGGCGGCGGGGCTGCGCGGCGCGGGCTGA